A section of the Amblyomma americanum isolate KBUSLIRL-KWMA chromosome 2, ASM5285725v1, whole genome shotgun sequence genome encodes:
- the LOC144120428 gene encoding uncharacterized protein LOC144120428, translating into MNNLEDDVDDIKVPQNIDAFLEFDDSLKGSASMKNQLKTRWKKLGGTGIVDATSRVLKDLLSDQVAMHYSWQGGKGKRHFRETACCEVMLDVLTSRTTSDGTVAEIDKVTKSWFRYAKEQMQRKTLKLRDNGRTTDEAALPTDLGEASIVEGTSHRLLDIQADNNDSDL; encoded by the exons ATGAATAATCTGGAGGATGATGTGGATGACATCAAAGTGCCGCAAAACATAGACGCATTTTTGGAATTTGATGATTCGCTGAAAGGTTCGGCATCCATGAAAAATCAACTG aagacACGATGGAAGAAATTAGGGGGAACTGGCATCGTAGATGCTACAAGTAGGGTCCTGAAGGACCTGCTTTCTGATCAAGTGGCTATGCACTATAGTTGGCAGGGAGGAAAAGGCAAGCGCCACTTCAGGGAGACAGCATGCTGCGAAGTGATGCTAG ATGTCCTAACAAGCAGAACTACTTCTGATGGAACAGTGGCTGAAATAGACAAAGTGACAAAGTCATGGTTTCGATACGCAAAAGAACAAATGCAGCGCAAGACACTTAAACTCCGAGATAACGGCAG AACCACTGACGAAGCAGCACTTCCAACTGACCTGGGAGAAGCAAGCATCGTGGAGGGAACATCTCACAGGCTGCTGGATATACAAGCGGACAATAACGATTCTGACCTGTAA